One region of Candidatus Binatia bacterium genomic DNA includes:
- the hisD gene encoding histidinol dehydrogenase, producing the protein MPVRVLSTNEPDFARHFAAIHQRGARATAAIETQARNIVEAVRRGGDRALIACTRRYDRVTLRPAQLQVSAAEIGEAVRATPPDALRALRLAARRITAFHRRQLTTSWSYRDPVGLQLGQRIVALDRVGLYVPGGHAAYPSSVLMNAIPARVAGVREVIMVSPPGSDGTNAAVLAAAAIAGVNAVFRIGGAQAVAALAYGTASVPRVDKIVGPGNAWVQAAKKIVYGVVDIDMIAGPSEVVVIADQAAPPAYVAADLLAQAEHGSGDECAVLLTPSRRLALAVQTEIENQLRTLPRRQDIARVLRRRGALVVVRNLAEAVTLANEIAPEHLELIVSNAQRWAGQIRNAGALFLGPYSPAALGDYVAGPNHVLPTGGSARFFSPLGVYDFVKRTSVVAATRVGLQRLAPTIARLAALEGYEAHAAAVQLRFATGSSRSRKSRREGGPNGNSQSTCGTEAAGTRQGTASHGDTQDEGDRHHR; encoded by the coding sequence ATGCCAGTGCGTGTACTTTCCACCAACGAACCGGATTTCGCGCGCCACTTTGCCGCGATTCACCAACGCGGGGCACGGGCGACGGCGGCGATCGAGACGCAGGCGCGGAACATTGTCGAGGCCGTCCGCCGGGGCGGCGACCGCGCTCTCATCGCGTGCACGCGGCGGTACGACCGGGTCACGCTGCGACCGGCGCAGCTGCAGGTCAGTGCCGCCGAAATAGGTGAAGCGGTCCGGGCGACGCCTCCTGATGCGTTGCGCGCATTGCGGCTGGCGGCCCGGCGGATCACGGCGTTTCACCGCCGCCAGCTGACGACATCGTGGAGCTATCGGGACCCGGTGGGCCTGCAGCTCGGACAGCGGATCGTGGCCCTCGACCGGGTTGGACTGTACGTGCCTGGCGGCCACGCCGCGTATCCATCTTCCGTCCTGATGAACGCCATTCCGGCCCGCGTCGCCGGTGTCCGGGAGGTGATCATGGTCTCCCCTCCGGGCTCCGACGGCACCAACGCCGCCGTACTCGCGGCGGCAGCAATCGCTGGCGTCAACGCCGTCTTTCGCATCGGCGGTGCCCAAGCGGTTGCGGCATTGGCGTACGGGACCGCCAGCGTTCCACGTGTCGACAAGATCGTCGGACCGGGGAATGCCTGGGTGCAGGCGGCCAAGAAGATCGTCTATGGCGTGGTGGACATCGACATGATCGCCGGGCCGAGCGAGGTGGTTGTGATCGCGGACCAGGCGGCGCCACCCGCGTACGTCGCCGCCGATCTCCTGGCACAGGCCGAACATGGCAGCGGCGACGAATGCGCTGTCCTCCTCACGCCGTCGCGCCGGCTGGCGCTGGCGGTGCAAACCGAGATCGAAAACCAGCTCCGGACCTTGCCGCGGCGGCAGGACATCGCGCGCGTCCTTCGCCGCCGTGGAGCCTTGGTTGTCGTGCGGAACCTCGCGGAAGCGGTTACGCTCGCCAACGAGATCGCGCCGGAACACCTGGAACTGATCGTCAGCAATGCGCAACGCTGGGCGGGGCAGATCCGCAACGCCGGGGCGTTATTCCTCGGGCCGTATTCACCTGCGGCGCTGGGGGATTACGTCGCCGGGCCGAATCACGTTTTGCCGACTGGGGGAAGTGCACGTTTCTTCTCACCATTAGGCGTGTATGATTTCGTCAAACGCACCAGCGTCGTTGCGGCGACGCGTGTGGGACTCCAGCGGCTGGCGCCTACGATCGCTCGCCTGGCCGCGCTGGAGGGTTACGAAGCGCACGCAGCTGCAGTCCAACTCCGGTTCGCGACTGGGAGCAGCCGTAGTCGGAAGTCGCGGAGGGAGGGAGGACCGAATGGCAACAGTCAGAGCACGTGCGGTACGGAAGCCGCGGGCACCAGGCAAGGGACGGCAAG
- the murA gene encoding UDP-N-acetylglucosamine 1-carboxyvinyltransferase, producing the protein MDKIVIRGGRRLKGEVAVEGAKNAALPILLASLLTAERCTFHNVPRVVDVRTTLRLLADLGARVEEEAGSVSVHAERLARLEAQYDLVKTMRASFLALGPLLARFGRARVSTPGGCAIGSRPVDLHLEGLQKMGARARIVHGYVEAEAEKLHGARIYLDVPSVGATEHLMMVASLAEGTSTIENAACEPEVVDLARALTAMGARITGAGEDTITIDGVPSLKGLDFTIIPDRIEAGTFMIAAALTGGDVLVRGARAEHMHAVILKLREAGADIQEDREGIRVIGNGRLSSVDVKTMPYPGFPTDLQAQMMAAMALADGRSVISETIFENRFMHALELNRMGADIKVEGSSAMVRGVTALSGAPVMATDLRASVCLVLAGLAAEGVTEVSRVYHLDRGYARIEDRLSALGADIRRVKGR; encoded by the coding sequence ATGGACAAGATCGTCATTCGCGGTGGGCGGCGCCTGAAGGGCGAGGTGGCAGTCGAGGGTGCGAAGAATGCCGCCCTCCCGATACTGCTGGCTTCCCTGCTGACGGCGGAGCGCTGCACCTTCCACAACGTGCCGCGCGTCGTCGATGTGCGTACCACGTTGAGACTGCTGGCGGACCTCGGGGCTCGAGTCGAAGAGGAGGCGGGCAGCGTCAGCGTGCACGCCGAGCGCCTCGCGAGACTCGAGGCGCAGTACGATTTGGTCAAGACCATGCGCGCCTCTTTTCTGGCACTCGGACCGTTGCTGGCACGTTTCGGGCGGGCACGGGTGTCGACCCCAGGCGGCTGCGCCATCGGCAGCCGGCCGGTGGATCTCCACCTCGAAGGCTTGCAGAAAATGGGCGCGCGGGCACGCATCGTCCACGGCTATGTCGAAGCCGAGGCCGAGAAACTGCACGGCGCGCGGATCTACCTCGACGTACCGTCGGTCGGCGCAACAGAGCACTTGATGATGGTGGCTTCCTTGGCGGAGGGCACCAGCACCATTGAAAACGCCGCGTGCGAACCGGAGGTGGTCGATCTGGCGCGCGCCTTGACGGCGATGGGCGCCCGCATCACCGGCGCCGGCGAGGACACCATCACCATCGACGGCGTGCCGTCCCTGAAGGGGTTGGACTTCACGATCATTCCTGACCGCATTGAAGCGGGCACCTTCATGATCGCCGCGGCGCTCACCGGCGGAGACGTCCTCGTGCGCGGGGCCCGCGCCGAGCACATGCATGCCGTCATCCTCAAGCTGCGCGAGGCAGGGGCGGACATACAGGAAGACCGGGAGGGCATCCGCGTGATCGGCAACGGCCGGTTGAGCAGTGTCGACGTCAAGACCATGCCGTACCCGGGTTTCCCCACTGACCTGCAGGCGCAAATGATGGCCGCCATGGCGCTGGCGGACGGCCGCAGTGTCATCTCGGAAACGATCTTCGAAAATCGTTTCATGCACGCCTTGGAACTCAACCGCATGGGTGCGGATATCAAGGTGGAAGGCAGCAGCGCCATGGTGCGGGGTGTGACGGCGCTCAGCGGTGCGCCGGTCATGGCCACCGACTTGCGCGCCAGCGTGTGTTTGGTGTTGGCTGGGTTGGCAGCCGAAGGGGTGACCGAGGTGTCTCGCGTCTATCACCTCGACCGCGGCTATGCGCGTATCGAAGACAGGCTGTCCGCCTTGGGCGCCGACATACGTCGGGTGAAGGGACGGTGA